Part of the Sphingomonadaceae bacterium OTU29LAMAA1 genome, AGCGCCAGGCGCCGTTCGACCTTAACGACGACGACGATTACGGCGACGAGGGCGAACCGATCCGTGCCGGCGAGCAGGACGGCGATGTCCGCGACCAGCAGCAGCGAGACGGGCAGCAGCGTGATGGCGGCCAGCGCGATCAGGGTCAGCAGCGCGACTATCAACAGCGCGACGATCGTCCGCAGCGCCGCGATCGTCAGGATGGCGACCAGCGTCAGGCCCGCAATTGGGAAGATCGCGGCAATGGCAATCGCGACGGCAATCGTGACGACCGGCCGCAGCAGCGCGAGGATCGCCCCCAGCGTGACGACCGCCCCCAGCGCGAAGAACGTATGGCGCGCGACGATCGCCCGCAGCGAGAGGATCGCGTTCGCCGTCCCCGTTTCGAGGCGGCCGAGCAGCCGGTCGAGGTCGCTGGCCAACGTCGTGCCGATCCGGTGACCGCCGGGGAATCGCTCCGCGATCGTGCCGAATCGGTGCTTGAGGCGGATGCGCCGGTGCTCGCACCCAAGCGCCGTGGCCGTCCCCGCCGCGACGCACAGATCGATGCTGCGCCTCTCGC contains:
- a CDS encoding DUF4167 domain-containing protein — encoded protein: MINNRQQNGRRRGRGGNNNGGGGNGPRQGGQGRPDNGNRIDSRARGNANQLFEKYKNLAGEAQRQGDRVNTEYYLQFADHYFRVLADQRGRFEDNTQPKRQAPFDLNDDDDYGDEGEPIRAGEQDGDVRDQQQRDGQQRDGGQRDQGQQRDYQQRDDRPQRRDRQDGDQRQARNWEDRGNGNRDGNRDDRPQQREDRPQRDDRPQREERMARDDRPQREDRVRRPRFEAAEQPVEVAGQRRADPVTAGESLRDRAESVLEADAPVLAPKRRGRPRRDAQIDAAPLAMENAATDISAAESNGVDADRLPPSLNIAAANDGGDEAPKPRRRRTVRTPVEEAPAE